From the Bradyrhizobium ontarionense genome, the window CCGAGCATGGACAGGCGATTGCGGACCACGATCCAGTCGGTCGAGGCACCGTCGATCTGGCGGCGTTTGCGCCTCACGTCGCGCACCATTTCAGCGTAGTGGCTCTCGCCGGTCACCGCATAGGTCGCGGGATCCACGGTTCCCAGCACGTCGAAGTCGAGGAAGCTGTCGTTGATCGGGGTGACCAGCGTGTCGGCCATCGAGTGTGCCAGACGCATCAGGTAGCTGTCGTTGCCCGGCGTATCGACGACGATGAAATCGAACGCATGCTCGACCGCGCTCACCGCCTCCATGAACTGCTGGAATTCGGCGTTCTCGTTCTCGTCGATCTGCAGCGTCTGGCCGAGCTTGATGCAGTAGTGAGTCGGCAATTCGAGGCGCAGGCCGGTTCGGCGCGCCCAGGCACTGCGGTTGCTGATGTAGTGGGTGAAGCTCTGCTGCCGGCAGTCGAGGTCGATGGTGGCGACGCGCTGGCCGGCCTTCAGAAGCGCCACGGCAATGTGCAGGGCGGTGGTGGACTTGCCCGACCCGCCCTTCTCGTTTCCAAGCACAACCACGTGGGCCGAGCCCGATTGTCCTTGGCTAGTCTGCACCAGCATGTTTTCGACCTCTTACGATCATCTTCGAGTCACGGTCGTCTGCGGTCAAGTGAAATGCACCATCATCGTGAATCCACGGGGGATGCATCCTCTGCTACTACTCGACGCGCGCGTTTACCAACTCCACATCGGATGCGGAGAGGTGCTAACAGACGTATTCGAGTAGGCTGAGCGGCTTGTCTCTTCCTTGTTAAGGTCGATGAGCCGAGCGTCAAGACCGAACAAGACGACCGCAATTTTTCGCTGTGAGATCGAGCAAAAATGTCACGAAGCCCGCGTGTAGCCCGAACCGTTCCAGCCCTCCGCCGCGAGCTCGACAGCTTGCGCGCGAGAAAGGCCACCGTCGCGCTCGTGCCCACCATGGGCGCGCTGCATGAAGGCCACATGTCGCTCGTCCGACTGGCGAAGCGCCGTGCCGACAAGGTCGTCGTCTCGATCTTCGTCAATCCGACTCAATTCGCGCCGACGGAAGATTTCGGCTCCTACCCGCGTACCTGGAAGGAGGACGTTGCAAAATTGACGGCCGAGCGCGTCGATCTGATCTGGAATCCCGACGCGAAGGCCATGTATCCGGATGGCTTCGCCACGCGGATCGTGCCGGAAGGCGCGGCCTTGGCCGGGCTCGAAGATCGCTTCCGCCCCCACTTTTTCGGCGGTGTTGCGACCGTGGTCGCCAAGCTGTTCACGCAATGCCGGCCCGACATCGCGATCTTCGGCGAGAAGGACTATCAGCAGCTCCGTGTGGTCGCGCAGATGGCGCGCGACCTCGATCTCGGTGTCCGCGTCGTCGGATCGCGTACGGTGCGCGAACGCGACGGGCTCGCGATGTCGTCGCGCAATGTCTATCTCAGCGCCGACCAGCGGCGCGCCGCCCCGACGCTCCATCGTGTCCTGAAGGAACTGGCGACGCGACTGCGTGCCGGCGGCGACATCCAGGCTGCGATCCGTGAAGGCGCCGCGACGATCACCGAAGCCGGCTTCGCCTTGGACTATCTCGAGGTGCGCCACGC encodes:
- the panC gene encoding pantoate--beta-alanine ligase, producing MSRSPRVARTVPALRRELDSLRARKATVALVPTMGALHEGHMSLVRLAKRRADKVVVSIFVNPTQFAPTEDFGSYPRTWKEDVAKLTAERVDLIWNPDAKAMYPDGFATRIVPEGAALAGLEDRFRPHFFGGVATVVAKLFTQCRPDIAIFGEKDYQQLRVVAQMARDLDLGVRVVGSRTVRERDGLAMSSRNVYLSADQRRAAPTLHRVLKELATRLRAGGDIQAAIREGAATITEAGFALDYLEVRHAETLAPVAPDEPGPKRILVAAKIGTTRLIDNVAA
- a CDS encoding division plane positioning ATPase MipZ encodes the protein MLVQTSQGQSGSAHVVVLGNEKGGSGKSTTALHIAVALLKAGQRVATIDLDCRQQSFTHYISNRSAWARRTGLRLELPTHYCIKLGQTLQIDENENAEFQQFMEAVSAVEHAFDFIVVDTPGNDSYLMRLAHSMADTLVTPINDSFLDFDVLGTVDPATYAVTGESHYAEMVRDVRRKRRQIDGASTDWIVVRNRLSMLGSRNKQLVAEGLKDLSLRLGFRAIDGFAERVVYREFFPRGLTALDDIDEATLGTRPNLGHVTAREEVTSLLRQLKLPLDERGRRRAANRAEWFAQVDKPLDLHDIISA